One genomic region from Pseudomonadota bacterium encodes:
- a CDS encoding acetyl-CoA carboxylase carboxyltransferase subunit alpha, whose product MKTFLDFEQPIADLEGKIEELRHLSNNDDINITEEVGRLKEKSQRLLFHTYDNLSPWQKVQVARHPERPHCVDYITELIKDFTPLAGDRQFGDDKAITGGLGKFRDQSCMVIGQEKGANTSERVEYNFGMPLPEGYRKANRLMRMADRFRLPIISFVDTPGAYPGVGAEERGQAEAIAKCIETCLSVKVPLISIIIGEGGSGGAIAIAAGDQVLMLEHSVYSVISPEGCASILWRDTGATQTAAEALRLTAADLKKHGLIDLVVNEPLGGAHRDKLGTINAVGNAIETALENLKSQNSNEICAQRRNRYLKLGEEITA is encoded by the coding sequence ATGAAGACATTCTTGGATTTTGAACAGCCGATAGCCGACTTAGAGGGCAAGATTGAAGAATTACGCCATTTGTCCAACAATGATGACATCAACATCACGGAGGAGGTGGGACGATTAAAAGAAAAATCACAGAGGCTTTTATTTCACACGTACGACAATCTCTCACCGTGGCAGAAGGTTCAAGTTGCAAGGCACCCAGAACGCCCACACTGTGTCGACTACATAACCGAACTGATAAAGGATTTTACACCGCTTGCTGGCGACCGACAGTTTGGTGATGACAAAGCAATAACAGGCGGTTTAGGGAAGTTCCGGGACCAGAGTTGTATGGTAATCGGCCAAGAGAAGGGTGCAAATACAAGTGAAAGGGTGGAGTACAACTTTGGCATGCCCCTGCCGGAAGGATACCGAAAAGCAAATAGACTTATGCGTATGGCAGATCGATTCAGACTGCCAATCATAAGTTTTGTGGACACTCCAGGCGCATACCCCGGTGTCGGCGCTGAAGAGCGGGGGCAGGCGGAGGCTATTGCAAAGTGTATCGAAACCTGTCTGTCCGTAAAGGTCCCATTGATTAGCATAATAATAGGGGAAGGAGGTTCTGGAGGTGCAATAGCAATCGCAGCTGGAGATCAAGTTCTGATGTTAGAACACAGCGTCTACTCCGTTATTTCACCCGAAGGCTGCGCTTCGATATTATGGCGAGACACAGGCGCCACGCAAACAGCAGCTGAGGCGCTGCGCCTGACAGCCGCAGACTTAAAAAAACATGGGCTAATAGATCTAGTCGTAAATGAGCCTTTAGGAGGGGCACACCGAGACAAGCTCGGCACCATCAATGCCGTGGGAAATGCAATCGAAACAGCCCTAGAAAATTTAAAATCACAAAATAGCAACGAGATCTGTGCCCAACGCCGTAATAGGTATCTCAAACTTGGGGAGGAGATTACCGCATGA